The Humulus lupulus chromosome 3, drHumLupu1.1, whole genome shotgun sequence genome window below encodes:
- the LOC133821660 gene encoding PHD finger protein MALE STERILITY 1 produces MSHLDLTGCKKRKRGERVFKFKSFGEHGYPAEFVGAFRENVKGLLEFGHLENNLCATGMPCWSFQLEVHRHPPLHLLLFVVEEPIDASNSTTSRCNQCQYVGWGNDMICNKKYHFVLPSKESMVAACLNSKGGGGSSNYSGNKSNIFVESRGHVMHGVFHSNGFGHLLCVNGLETGSDLAGHHILEFWDRLCTGLRARKVSLKDVAQKKGMELRLTHGVAYGESWFGRWGYKFGRGTYCVTQLMYQRALEALRGIPLTLVIHHLCTSSRDLPLIISRYQTLSDHTLTTLGDLFHFMLELKSRLPNETSNTESYSPGILVETTCRWSPKRVEMATRVIVEALKRAQFRWVSRQQVRDAARNYIGDTGLLDFVLKSLGNQIVGNYLVRRSLNPVTKVLEYCLEDISNVFHDHHHHECNDKMKYSRYKITRFQLMKDMFYLYKYILKDHNNIICSNGGGSILSAIPVAVRIVLDTKYLIKEYHEDFSSKLELGSEGKFNLCCTVVLKDSQSDEGNLLVNKSMMPLPPYECVTVKNNATVDELKLEVEKNFKEIYWSLSSLVVDSIHNLNTKGTDLALGVVSEVGQKLIFGGSIISNKDGGNNNTNCDDIINYDNKESVMDCLCGAKDDDGERRVSCDICETWQHTRCVGIPNSEHVPHVFICSRCEQELVLLPNTLP; encoded by the exons ATGTCTCATTTGGACCTAACCGGTTGcaagaagagaaaaagaggagAGAGGGTTTTTAAGTTCAAGAGCTTTGGGGAGCATGGCTACCCGGCCGAATTCGTGGGGGCCTTCAGAGAAAATGTGAAGGGGTTGCTTGAATTTGGGCATTTGGAGAACAATTTGTGCGCTACCGGCATGCCATGTTGGTCCTTTCAGCTAGAAGTTCATCGCCACCCTCCCCTTCATCTCCTCCTCTTCGTCGTAGAAGAGCCTATTGATGCCTCCAATAGTACCACTTCTCGTTGCAACCAATGCCAATACGTCG GTTGGGGGAACGACATGATTTGCAATAAGAAGTATCATTTTGTGCTGCCCTCGAAGGAATCAATGGTGGCAGCTTGTTTGAATAGCaaaggaggaggag GGAGTAGTAATTATAGCGGTAATAAGTCCAACATTTTTGTGGAGTCAAGGGGCCATGTCATGCATGGTGTGTTTCACTCCAATGGCTTCGGCCATTTGCTGTGCGTCAATGGGCTCGAAACTGGTTCCGACTTGGCTGGTCACCACATCCTTGAGTTTTGGGATCGTTTGTGCACCGGCTTACGTGCAAG GAAAGTGAGTCTAAAGGACGTTGCCCAAAAGAAAGGCATGGAGCTGAGGTTAACCCATGGAGTGGCTTATGGCGAGTCGTGGTTTGGAAGGTGGGGCTACAAGTTTGGCCGAGGAACCTATTGTGTCACACAACTCATGTACCAAAGAGCCCTTGAAGCCCTACGAGGCATACCCTTAACACTTGTTATCCACCATTTATGCACTTCGAGCCGGGACCTACCTCTAATCATCTCAAGGTATCAAACACTTTCTGACCATACTTTGACCACACTAGGCGACCTATTCCATTTCATGTTAGAGCTCAAGTCTCGCCTCCCCAACGAAACTTCCAACACGGAGTCTTACAGCCCTGGAATCTTGGTCGAAACGACATGTCGTTGGTCTCCAAAAAGAGTCGAAATGGCCACTAGGGTTATCGTGGAAGCCTTGAAAAGAGCTCAGTTCAGGTGGGTTTCCAGGCAACAAGTCAGGGACGCCGCTCGTAACTACATTGGAGACACTGGCTTATTAGATTTTGTTCTTAAATCGCTTGGTAATCAAATTGTTGGGAATTACTTGGTTAGACGAAGCTTAAACCCTGTCACAAAAGTTCTTGAGTATTGCTTAGAAGACATTTCGAACGTGTTTCATGATCATCATCATCACGAATGTAACGATAAAATGAAGTATTCAAGGTACAAGATCACAAGGTTTCAGCTCATGAAGGACATGTTCTATTTGTACAAGTACATTCTCAAAGACCATAACAATATAATTTGCTCCAATGGAGGAGGGAGTATTCTTTCAGCAATTCCAGTGGCCGTAAGGATTGTACTTGATACTAAGTATCTTATCAAAGAGTACCACGAAGATTTTTCTTCGAAACTGGAGTTGGGTTCGGAAGGAAAGTTTAACTTGTGCTGTACAGTTGTGTTGAAAGACAGTCAAAGCGATGAGGGTAACTTATTGGTCAACAAGTCAATGATGCCATTGCCTCCATATGAGTGTGTGACTGTAAAAAACAATGCCACGGTGGATGAGTTGAAGCTTGAGGTGGAAAAGAACTTCAAAgagatttattggagcttgagtagCTTAGTTGTGGATTCTATTCATAATTTGAATACAAAGGGAACCGATTTGGCTCTTGGGGTGGTTTCTGAAGTTGGTCAGAAACTAATTTTTGGTGGGAGTATTATTAGTAACAAAGATGGTGGTAATAATAATACTAATTGTGATGATATCATTAATTATGA TAATAAAGAAAGTGTTATGGATTGTCTTTGCGGGGCCAAAGATGATGATGGAGAAAGAAGGGTATCGTGTGACATTTGTGAGACTTGGCAACATACTCGTTGTGTTGGGATTCCTAATAGTGAACATGTGCCACATGTGTTTATCTGCAGCCGATGCGAGCAAGAGCTCGTTTTGTTGCCCAATACTCTTCCTTAA